In Diabrotica undecimpunctata isolate CICGRU chromosome 4, icDiaUnde3, whole genome shotgun sequence, a single genomic region encodes these proteins:
- the LOC140438902 gene encoding uncharacterized protein, which translates to MVITSTYFESKNIHKGSWVSPDGNTINQIDHVVVDTRHYSDVMNVRTRRGANIDFDHYLVQAKLRVRISNTKKGKGSKEDKFEVDRLRNPEIVRKFEHKLTEKLEDQLSSTVKNNYWNMECENILKEVATTALGKKKQERKGTEWYDAKCAEGTQKKNQSYAKLQNRRTRQNQEKYKQMRQAEKKIIKQKKTTFIKPATGTRKAQFTKRSAKILYKCEPQQKSI; encoded by the coding sequence ATGGTGATAACCAGCACATACTTTGAGagtaaaaatatacacaaaggcTCTTGGGTTAGCCCAGACGGTAACACAAtcaatcaaattgaccatgttGTTGTGGACACAAGACATTACAGCGATGTTATGAATGTACGTACCAGACGTGGAGCAAACATTGACTTCGATCACTACTTAGTCCAGGCTAAACTAAGGGTACGAATCTCTAACACAAAAAAAGGTAAAGGCAGCAAAGAAGATAAATTTGAGGTGGACAGACTACGAAACCCTGAGATAGTTAGAAAATTTGAACACAAACTTACAGAAAAACTAGAAGACCAACTGAGTAGTACTGTTAAAAACAATTACTGGAATATGGAGTGTGAAAATATCCTAAAAGAAGTAGCAACAACAGCTTTAGGAAAGAAGAAACAAGAAAGGAAGGGGACAGAATGGTATGATGCGAAATGCGCAGAGGGAACTCAAAAAAAGAATCAGTCATATGCGAAACTCCAAAACAGAAGGACAAGACAAAATCAAGAGAAGTACAAACAGATGAGACAAGCAGagaaaaagataataaaacaaaaaaaaacgacatTTATAAAACCAGCTACAGGAACTAGAAAAGCTCAATTCACAAAGCGAAGCGCGAAAATTTTATACAAATGTGAACCACAACAGAAAAGTATTTAA